The DNA sequence CGCCGTACGCGCGATGGTTCGACATCGACTGGGAGGCCCAGGGCGGACAGGTGCTGCTGCCGGTGCTCGGGAGGCCGCTGGGCGAGGAGCTCGGCCGTCTGGAGGTGGACGGCGACGTCCTGCGCTACTACGACCATGTGTTCCCGCTGCGCGAGGGCACCGGGCAACTGCCGCTGCCGCAGCTCCTGGACGCGCAGTGGTACCGGCCGGCGTGGTGGCGGCTGGCCCGTACGGAGCTCAACTACCGGCGGTTCTTCAGCATCTCGGAGCTGATCGGGGTGCGGGTCGAGGAACCGGAGGTGTTCGAGGCCACGCACGCCAAGATCCTCCAGCTCCTGAACGAGGGCGTGATCGACGGGCTGCGCATCGACCACCCCGACGGCCTCGCCGACCCCGACGCGTATCTCCAGCGCCTCCACGAGGCGACCGGCGGGCGCTGGACGGTCGTGGAGAAGATCCTCTCGGACGGCGAGCATCTGCCGGCCTCCTGGCCCGTGGCCGGCACCACCGGCTACGACGCCCTGCGGCACATCGACGGCCTCTTCACCGATCCGGCGGGGTTCGGGGAACTCCTCGGCCAGTACCGGCGGTTCGCGGCGCCGCAGACGGACCGGGGCGGCGACTGGGAGGCGACGGTGCGGCGGGCCGCGTACAAGGTGCTCACGCACGAACTGGCCACGGAGATCGACCGGCTGACGCGGGTCGCGAGCCGCGTGTGCGCCACGTCGCCGGAAGCGGCGCTGCGCGACCGGGCCCCTTGGGCGCTGCGCACCGCGCTGCAGGAGCTCCTCGTCCGGCTGGACGTCTACCGGCCGTACGCCTCCGGTGACGCGGCCCGTGTGGTCACCGAGGAGGCCGCGGCCGAGGCCCGGCTCGCCTTCGTCGTGCCCGAGGAGGCGGGCGCGGTCGACGTCGTACGCGAGCTGGTGCTCGGGCGGGCCGGTGACGGGCCGGACCATGTGGAGTTCCGGACGCGGTTCGCTCAGACGGCGTCGGCGCTGCGGGCCAAGTCCGTGGAGGACACGGCGTTCTACCGCTATGTGCCGCTGCTGTCGGCGACCGAGGTGGGCGGGAACCCGGGGAGCCCCGCCGTGTCGGCCGACGAGTTCCATGCCTACTGCGCGCGCGTGCAGCGCGACTGGCCCGTGACGGGAACGGCCGTGTCGACGCACGACACCAAGCGCAGTGCCGACGTACGGGCGGCGCTGGCCGTGCTCACCGAGTGCCCGGAACAGTGGGCGGACGTCCTGGCCGAGGTGACCCGCGACGGCGAGGGCGTACCGGACGCGCAGCTGGCGTGGGCCGCCTGGCAGACGGTGTTCGGGCTGGGCGAGCCGGACGTGGACCGGGTGCAGGGGGCGCTTCTGAAGCACGTGCGCGAGGCCGGGCTGTTCACCAGCTGGACGGAGCAGGAACCGCCGTACGAGGAGGCGGTGGCGGCGTTCGTCGCCGCGGGGCCCTGCGGGGTGCCCGGCGAGCGCGTGGCCGCCTTCCGGAGCCGTCTGGAGCCGCACATCCGGGCGAACATGCTGGGCATGGCCCTGGCCCAGCTGACGATGCCGGGCGTGCCGGACGTCTATCAGGGCACGGAGGGCGAGTACCGGGCGCTGGTGGACCCGGACAACCGCCGGAGCGTGCGGTTCCCGCACCAGGACCCCGGTGAGAAGGGTGCGCTGACGACGGCCGCGCTGCGGCTGCGCAGGAGGCGTCCGGAGGTCTTCGGTGACGCGGCGTCGTACGTGCCCCTGACCGCCGAGGGCCCGGCCGCCGCGCACTGTGTGGCCTTCGGGCGCTCCGGCGAGGTGGTCACCGCCGTGACGCGGCTGTCGCTGCGACTGGCGCAGTCGGGTGGCTGGCGCAACACCGTGCTTGCGCTGCCGCCTGGGCGGTGGGCCGATGTGCTGGCTCCGGAGCGGGAGTTCGCCGGGCACGCGCGCGTGGAGGAGCTCTTCGAGCGCGTCCCGGTCGCGTTGCTGGAGCGGGTCGGTGAAAGGTCTGCGGAACAGGAGGGGGCGGCCGCAGAGCGACCGTAGAGCCGTCGGTGAGGCCTCCGCCCGGAGCACGGCCGTCCAGCGCGTACGACGGCATCCTGCGCCCTGTCGTGGCTCCGGCGCCCGGCTCGGGCCCGCGCGCGCTCCCGGGGCTCGTGCACCCGGGCGGCGCGTGGTGACGAGCGCTGACGCCCTCTCCGCTCCGGCGCTCCCGGCGTCCGTTCATGCCGGTCGGCGGCGGGCGATCGGTGTGAGGTACCCCGGCCGCGTGGGCCCCGCAGCTCCCCTGGCTCCCGCTGCCCCACCTTCCGGAGGTGAATGCACCTGGGCGCCCCCGGGAGCCTCCCCCGTGAAGTCCTTGACACGTAAACCAGACCGTGGGGTACTGCGGATTGCGAAGGCTGGGCGGACATGACGGGGGTGAGTCTCCTGCCGGAGCTGCGCTACCCCACGCTGACCGAGCTGGTCCGGTCCGCCCGCGCACTGGCCGCACACCGACCGGGCCTGTGCACACTGAGACAGGTGGGTGCCTCCCGAGCGGGCAGACCCCTGCACCTGCTGTCCATCGGTCACGCCCGGTCCGCGGTCCTGGTGGTCGCCGGAGCGCACTCCAACGAACCGACCGGCGGCCCCACGCTCCTCGCGGTCGCCGAACGCGTCCTGCTCGAGCGGGAGTTGCGGCGGGACGTCTCCTGGCACTTCCTGCTGTGCGCGGATCCAGACGGGGCGAGCCTGCACGTCACCCCGGCACCCCGCAGCCTGCTCGACTACCACCGCGGCTTCTTCCGGCCCGCGGCCGAGGAACAGCCGGAGTGGGCACCGGCCACGCTGCCGGCCGACCGGCTGCCGCCCGAGACGCGCGCGCTGACCCGGGTCATCGACGAACTGCGCCCCTACCTCCAGGTGACCCTGCACGGCACCGATCTGGGCGGCAGCTGGGTGCAGTTGACGAAGGACGTCCCCGGCCTCGCCGAGCCGTTCGCGAAGTCCGCGGCCCAGCTGCACATCCCGGTGGAGACGGGCGCCTCGGACGCGGCGGGCTGGCCCGCGTCCGGCCCCGGGGTGCACGTGATGCCGGCCCCGGGCGCGGGCGCGGCGTATCCGAGCATGCCGGACGACGCGCGCAGCAGCACCTGGTACCACGTGCACCGCTACGGCGGCCTGACCGCGGTCGTCGAGGTGCCGATGTGGGCGAGCGACCTGGTGGACGACCCGGCACCGCATCCGGACCCGGCCGGGGCGATGCGGCGGCTGGCGGCCCGGCTGCTGCGGGACACGCTGGAGGTGGAGCGGGTGCTGGCCGAGGCGCTCCCCCGCCTGGACGGCTTCGACGGGCCCCTGCTGCGTGCCTCCAAGTGGGCGCTGGAGCTCGTGCCGGGGCTGGCCGCCGACTGGATGCGCACACCGCCCGCCGACAACACCATGGCGTACGTCGGGAGCGTGGACGCCTTCGGGCGCCGGCTGCCGCTGCGGGCGGCGGCCATGCTGCTGCGTGTCCTGCGGGAGACCGACGACCGCGGGGCGCAGCGCCTCGAACACCTCGTGGCGACCTGGAGCAACGCGTTCGCCGAGCGCTTCCGCGCCCGCTGGGTGCCCCTGGAGCACCAGGTCGAGCACCAGTCCCGCACGGTCGTCGCGGCGGCGCTGCACGCGCGCGACCGGCCGATGTGAGCCGTCCCGGCGTGAACCGTGCCGACGTGAACCGTGCCGACGTGTGCGGTACGGCCGATGCGGCACAGGCGCCAGGCGTCAGGCGTCGAGCGCGAACACGGCTCCCGTCCGAGCACCCATCGCGCACCCGTTGGCGAAGGTCTCCCGGTAGTCGACCGGCCGCCCCTGCCACTCCCCGCGCGCGTGGACGGTCACCGGAGCGTAGATCATCGGGCAGAAGGCGTCCGCCGTCCGGAGCCGGCTGATGTCGCCGCCCACCTTCTCGAGCTCCGCGCAGGCCTGCGCCGCCTTCC is a window from the Streptomyces sp. NBC_00299 genome containing:
- the treY gene encoding malto-oligosyltrehalose synthase, which produces MTPERPEPTVPTLPTATYRLQLQSSFPFEAAAAAVPYLASLGVSHLHLSPVLEAVPGSGHGYDVVDHARVREELGGEEGLRALARTARENGLGLVVDIVPNHMAMAPRHNRALWEVLREGPKSPYARWFDIDWEAQGGQVLLPVLGRPLGEELGRLEVDGDVLRYYDHVFPLREGTGQLPLPQLLDAQWYRPAWWRLARTELNYRRFFSISELIGVRVEEPEVFEATHAKILQLLNEGVIDGLRIDHPDGLADPDAYLQRLHEATGGRWTVVEKILSDGEHLPASWPVAGTTGYDALRHIDGLFTDPAGFGELLGQYRRFAAPQTDRGGDWEATVRRAAYKVLTHELATEIDRLTRVASRVCATSPEAALRDRAPWALRTALQELLVRLDVYRPYASGDAARVVTEEAAAEARLAFVVPEEAGAVDVVRELVLGRAGDGPDHVEFRTRFAQTASALRAKSVEDTAFYRYVPLLSATEVGGNPGSPAVSADEFHAYCARVQRDWPVTGTAVSTHDTKRSADVRAALAVLTECPEQWADVLAEVTRDGEGVPDAQLAWAAWQTVFGLGEPDVDRVQGALLKHVREAGLFTSWTEQEPPYEEAVAAFVAAGPCGVPGERVAAFRSRLEPHIRANMLGMALAQLTMPGVPDVYQGTEGEYRALVDPDNRRSVRFPHQDPGEKGALTTAALRLRRRRPEVFGDAASYVPLTAEGPAAAHCVAFGRSGEVVTAVTRLSLRLAQSGGWRNTVLALPPGRWADVLAPEREFAGHARVEELFERVPVALLERVGERSAEQEGAAAERP
- a CDS encoding M14 family zinc carboxypeptidase; this encodes MSLLPELRYPTLTELVRSARALAAHRPGLCTLRQVGASRAGRPLHLLSIGHARSAVLVVAGAHSNEPTGGPTLLAVAERVLLERELRRDVSWHFLLCADPDGASLHVTPAPRSLLDYHRGFFRPAAEEQPEWAPATLPADRLPPETRALTRVIDELRPYLQVTLHGTDLGGSWVQLTKDVPGLAEPFAKSAAQLHIPVETGASDAAGWPASGPGVHVMPAPGAGAAYPSMPDDARSSTWYHVHRYGGLTAVVEVPMWASDLVDDPAPHPDPAGAMRRLAARLLRDTLEVERVLAEALPRLDGFDGPLLRASKWALELVPGLAADWMRTPPADNTMAYVGSVDAFGRRLPLRAAAMLLRVLRETDDRGAQRLEHLVATWSNAFAERFRARWVPLEHQVEHQSRTVVAAALHARDRPM
- a CDS encoding SSI family serine proteinase inhibitor, with the protein product MTQSITAKAVRGGLLAAAAMLLLGATPAQAAAQESDSGNWLFLTVTRGDARHGDPRGTLLLCDPPQGHGKAAQACAELEKVGGDISRLRTADAFCPMIYAPVTVHARGEWQGRPVDYRETFANGCAMGARTGAVFALDA